The following proteins are encoded in a genomic region of Zea mays cultivar B73 chromosome 9, Zm-B73-REFERENCE-NAM-5.0, whole genome shotgun sequence:
- the LOC109942502 gene encoding uncharacterized protein isoform X2, giving the protein MEHNADRTPLIDISNTSVTGDQIGSNSLGPIDDANERKRQRDRERYATMSIEQKNEKNRKRREARQRNKGLPLKSESSRGPIKNTPLAGNSIERKRQRDRERRATMSVEQRNEYNNKRRQMRQRNKGQNVMPDVSGDGDKKENVDPDDDSDWLHRNETFQSNDYVATTDLLPPGSVHESVGVIGEPSIGVREYRLERLRLYNQTPKRKEAKIEYMRKRRVLQADTLNVASIAMEDPTYTPEVVHPATEPSTVTTCDWVIPEFIRTPFLPAQTQTEDVGSFDMSTEAIRHKHHVPRGERQAILARRNKQFQASIARNVTTLNGDTIGDANNNAQCSVPCQAATLPTNGSEGITEQGNEVEHTQEKPTVISNDDDDDDEAVIFEEDDDNDEGYIFAGQYEETDEDIEIDGTQDESTGTDVPDPYDKVYSNLPEETHMLKPVPDCGYCTAKKFEYEPPGFCCRGGKVELAPLDTPPQLRRLWDSADSDAKHFRDNIRFFNGHFSFTSLYCCLDSMTTNVRDSGIYTFRAQGMMYHNIKSFGKEGGSEHKHLELYFYDDDPSLEHRYRKCREEQLQKDKDVIKQIVGILHGNPYSEHLRSMGHVENLDDYHIALNLDQTLNQKTYNTPLTSEVAAVWIEGSERRGQFSKSVMLHGKDRSSHGIRSYHGCYDALSYPLFFPKGELGWHANIPKVGVSMDEVDAYRATHRANNSNDEDAG; this is encoded by the exons ATGGAGCATAATGCTGATCGCACACCATTAATAGACATCTCAAACACAAGCGTTacag GTGATCAAATAGGATCAAACTCGCTTGGACCAATAGACGATGCTAATGAACGTAAGAGGCAAAGGGATAGAGAAAGATATGCCACGATGTCCATTGAACaaaagaatgagaaaaataggAAGCGCCGTGAAGCACGTCAACGAAACAAAGGACTACCCCTAAAGTCTGAGTCATCTAGAG GTCCTATTAAAAACACTCCATTGGCTGGTAATTCTATCGAACGAAAGAGGCAAAGGGATAGAGAAAGGCGTGCAACAATGTCGGTTGAACAAAGGAATGAGTACAATAACAAGCGTCGTCAAATGCGTCAACGAAATAAGGGACAAAATGTGATGCCCGATGTTTCAGGAG ATGGCGACAAAAAAGAAAATGTGGATCCAGATGATGATAGCGACTGGCTGCATCGGAACGAGACATTCCAGTCAAACGACTATGTCGCAACGACAGACCTTCTGCCACCAG GCAGTGTGCATGAATCTGTTGGTGTCATTGGGGAACCGAGTATCGGCGTTAGGGAGTATAGGCTTGAACGCCTTAGGTTGTATAATCAGACACCAAAGCGAAAAGAGGCAAAGATAGAGTACATGAGAAAACGTAGAGTGCTACAGGCTGACACTCTGAATGTTGCGTCCATCGCCATGGAGGACCCAACATATACCCCTGAGGTTGTGCACCCTGCAACGGAACCTTCAACAGTTACCACCTGCGACTGGGTTATCCCTGAATTCATTAGGACACCTTTCCTACCAGCTCAAACACAGACCGAGGATGTCGGTTCATTCGATATGTCTACTGAAGCAATAAGACATAAACATCATGTGCCGCGTGGGGAAAGACAAGCTATCTTAGCCCGTCGAAACAAACAATTTCAAGCATCCATTGCAAGGAACGTGACTACTTTGAATGGGGATACTATCGGTGACGCCAACAACAATG CACAATGTAGCGTTCCATGCCAAGCCGCTACCTTGCCAACAAATGGAAGTGAAGGCATAACCGAACAAGGAAATGAGGTGGAGCATACACAAGAGAAGCCAACGGTCATTTCCAATG atgatgatgatgatgatgaggctGTCATATTCGAAGAAGATGATGACAACGACGAGGGATACATATTCGCTGGCCAAT ACGAGGAGACTGACGAGGACATCGAAATCGATGGTACTCAGGATGAATCTACTGGCACTGATGTGCCTGACCCGTACGACAAGGTATACAGTAACCTCCCTGAAGAAACACATATGCTGAAGCCTGTTCCTGACTGCGGTTATTGCACTGCGAAGAAGTTTGAGTACGAGCCACCTGGGTTTTGCTGTCGTGGTgggaaggttgagctagcacCACTCGATACCCCTCCCCAGCTCAGGAGGTTGTGGGATAGTGCAGACTCTGATGCTAAGCACTTTCgtgataacattaggttttttaatggccatttctctttcacttcCCTATACTGTTGCCTCGATAGTATGACAACTAATGTGCGAGATTCTGGTATATACACGTTCCGGGCACAAGGCATGATGTACCACAATATCAAGTCATTCGGTAAGGAAGGTGGGTCGGAGCATAAACATCTAGAGCTTTACTTTTACGATGACGATCCCAGTCTCGAGCATCGGTACCGTAAGTGTCGTGAAGAACAGCTTCAGAAAGACAAAGATGTTATTAAACAGATAGTTGGCATACTCCATGGAAACCCGTACTCCGAGCACCTTAGGAGCATGGGCCATGTTGAGAACCTTGATGACTATCATATCGCATTGAACCTTGACCAGACTTTGAACCAGAAGACATATAACACGCCTCTCACTTCGGAGGTGGCCGCTGTATGGATCGAGGGGAGCGAACGGCGAGGCCAGTTCAGCAAGAGTGTTATGTTACATgggaaggataggtcaagccacggCATCCGCTCATACCATGGATGCTACGATGCACTATCGTATCCACTGTTCTTCCctaaaggtgaacttggatggcatgcaaATATCCCAAAGGTTGGTGTATCCATGGATGAAGTGGATGCATACCGTGCGACACATAGGGCAAATAATTCAAACGATGAAGATGCAGGTTAG
- the LOC109942502 gene encoding uncharacterized protein isoform X1, with translation MEHNADRTPLIDISNTSVTGDQIGSNSLGPIDDANERKRQRDRERYATMSIEQKNEKNRKRREARQRNKGLPLKSESSRGPIKNTPLAGNSIERKRQRDRERRATMSVEQRNEYNNKRRQMRQRNKGQNVMPDVSGDGDKKENVDPDDDSDWLHRNETFQSNDYVATTDLLPPGSVHESVGVIGEPSIGVREYRLERLRLYNQTPKRKEAKIEYMRKRRVLQADTLNVASIAMEDPTYTPEVVHPATEPSTVTTCDWVIPEFIRTPFLPAQTQTEDVGSFDMSTEAIRHKHHVPRGERQAILARRNKQFQASIARNVTTLNGDTIGDANNNAQCSVPCQAATLPTNGSEGITEQGNEVEHTQEKPTVISNDDDDDDEAVIFEEDDDNDEGYIFAGQCTYVNFYYDYDTKAYINTHVLVVVFQKISDEETDEDIEIDGTQDESTGTDVPDPYDKVYSNLPEETHMLKPVPDCGYCTAKKFEYEPPGFCCRGGKVELAPLDTPPQLRRLWDSADSDAKHFRDNIRFFNGHFSFTSLYCCLDSMTTNVRDSGIYTFRAQGMMYHNIKSFGKEGGSEHKHLELYFYDDDPSLEHRYRKCREEQLQKDKDVIKQIVGILHGNPYSEHLRSMGHVENLDDYHIALNLDQTLNQKTYNTPLTSEVAAVWIEGSERRGQFSKSVMLHGKDRSSHGIRSYHGCYDALSYPLFFPKGELGWHANIPKVGVSMDEVDAYRATHRANNSNDEDAG, from the exons ATGGAGCATAATGCTGATCGCACACCATTAATAGACATCTCAAACACAAGCGTTacag GTGATCAAATAGGATCAAACTCGCTTGGACCAATAGACGATGCTAATGAACGTAAGAGGCAAAGGGATAGAGAAAGATATGCCACGATGTCCATTGAACaaaagaatgagaaaaataggAAGCGCCGTGAAGCACGTCAACGAAACAAAGGACTACCCCTAAAGTCTGAGTCATCTAGAG GTCCTATTAAAAACACTCCATTGGCTGGTAATTCTATCGAACGAAAGAGGCAAAGGGATAGAGAAAGGCGTGCAACAATGTCGGTTGAACAAAGGAATGAGTACAATAACAAGCGTCGTCAAATGCGTCAACGAAATAAGGGACAAAATGTGATGCCCGATGTTTCAGGAG ATGGCGACAAAAAAGAAAATGTGGATCCAGATGATGATAGCGACTGGCTGCATCGGAACGAGACATTCCAGTCAAACGACTATGTCGCAACGACAGACCTTCTGCCACCAG GCAGTGTGCATGAATCTGTTGGTGTCATTGGGGAACCGAGTATCGGCGTTAGGGAGTATAGGCTTGAACGCCTTAGGTTGTATAATCAGACACCAAAGCGAAAAGAGGCAAAGATAGAGTACATGAGAAAACGTAGAGTGCTACAGGCTGACACTCTGAATGTTGCGTCCATCGCCATGGAGGACCCAACATATACCCCTGAGGTTGTGCACCCTGCAACGGAACCTTCAACAGTTACCACCTGCGACTGGGTTATCCCTGAATTCATTAGGACACCTTTCCTACCAGCTCAAACACAGACCGAGGATGTCGGTTCATTCGATATGTCTACTGAAGCAATAAGACATAAACATCATGTGCCGCGTGGGGAAAGACAAGCTATCTTAGCCCGTCGAAACAAACAATTTCAAGCATCCATTGCAAGGAACGTGACTACTTTGAATGGGGATACTATCGGTGACGCCAACAACAATG CACAATGTAGCGTTCCATGCCAAGCCGCTACCTTGCCAACAAATGGAAGTGAAGGCATAACCGAACAAGGAAATGAGGTGGAGCATACACAAGAGAAGCCAACGGTCATTTCCAATG atgatgatgatgatgatgaggctGTCATATTCGAAGAAGATGATGACAACGACGAGGGATACATATTCGCTGGCCAATGTACTTATGTCaatttttattatgattatgatacCAAGGCTTATATAAATACACATGTCTTAGTCGTTGTTTTCCAAAAAATATCAGACGAGGAGACTGACGAGGACATCGAAATCGATGGTACTCAGGATGAATCTACTGGCACTGATGTGCCTGACCCGTACGACAAGGTATACAGTAACCTCCCTGAAGAAACACATATGCTGAAGCCTGTTCCTGACTGCGGTTATTGCACTGCGAAGAAGTTTGAGTACGAGCCACCTGGGTTTTGCTGTCGTGGTgggaaggttgagctagcacCACTCGATACCCCTCCCCAGCTCAGGAGGTTGTGGGATAGTGCAGACTCTGATGCTAAGCACTTTCgtgataacattaggttttttaatggccatttctctttcacttcCCTATACTGTTGCCTCGATAGTATGACAACTAATGTGCGAGATTCTGGTATATACACGTTCCGGGCACAAGGCATGATGTACCACAATATCAAGTCATTCGGTAAGGAAGGTGGGTCGGAGCATAAACATCTAGAGCTTTACTTTTACGATGACGATCCCAGTCTCGAGCATCGGTACCGTAAGTGTCGTGAAGAACAGCTTCAGAAAGACAAAGATGTTATTAAACAGATAGTTGGCATACTCCATGGAAACCCGTACTCCGAGCACCTTAGGAGCATGGGCCATGTTGAGAACCTTGATGACTATCATATCGCATTGAACCTTGACCAGACTTTGAACCAGAAGACATATAACACGCCTCTCACTTCGGAGGTGGCCGCTGTATGGATCGAGGGGAGCGAACGGCGAGGCCAGTTCAGCAAGAGTGTTATGTTACATgggaaggataggtcaagccacggCATCCGCTCATACCATGGATGCTACGATGCACTATCGTATCCACTGTTCTTCCctaaaggtgaacttggatggcatgcaaATATCCCAAAGGTTGGTGTATCCATGGATGAAGTGGATGCATACCGTGCGACACATAGGGCAAATAATTCAAACGATGAAGATGCAGGTTAG
- the LOC109942502 gene encoding uncharacterized protein isoform X3, whose amino-acid sequence MSIEQKNEKNRKRREARQRNKGLPLKSESSRGPIKNTPLAGNSIERKRQRDRERRATMSVEQRNEYNNKRRQMRQRNKGQNVMPDVSGDGDKKENVDPDDDSDWLHRNETFQSNDYVATTDLLPPGSVHESVGVIGEPSIGVREYRLERLRLYNQTPKRKEAKIEYMRKRRVLQADTLNVASIAMEDPTYTPEVVHPATEPSTVTTCDWVIPEFIRTPFLPAQTQTEDVGSFDMSTEAIRHKHHVPRGERQAILARRNKQFQASIARNVTTLNGDTIGDANNNAQCSVPCQAATLPTNGSEGITEQGNEVEHTQEKPTVISNDDDDDDEAVIFEEDDDNDEGYIFAGQCTYVNFYYDYDTKAYINTHVLVVVFQKISDEETDEDIEIDGTQDESTGTDVPDPYDKVYSNLPEETHMLKPVPDCGYCTAKKFEYEPPGFCCRGGKVELAPLDTPPQLRRLWDSADSDAKHFRDNIRFFNGHFSFTSLYCCLDSMTTNVRDSGIYTFRAQGMMYHNIKSFGKEGGSEHKHLELYFYDDDPSLEHRYRKCREEQLQKDKDVIKQIVGILHGNPYSEHLRSMGHVENLDDYHIALNLDQTLNQKTYNTPLTSEVAAVWIEGSERRGQFSKSVMLHGKDRSSHGIRSYHGCYDALSYPLFFPKGELGWHANIPKVGVSMDEVDAYRATHRANNSNDEDAG is encoded by the exons ATGTCCATTGAACaaaagaatgagaaaaataggAAGCGCCGTGAAGCACGTCAACGAAACAAAGGACTACCCCTAAAGTCTGAGTCATCTAGAG GTCCTATTAAAAACACTCCATTGGCTGGTAATTCTATCGAACGAAAGAGGCAAAGGGATAGAGAAAGGCGTGCAACAATGTCGGTTGAACAAAGGAATGAGTACAATAACAAGCGTCGTCAAATGCGTCAACGAAATAAGGGACAAAATGTGATGCCCGATGTTTCAGGAG ATGGCGACAAAAAAGAAAATGTGGATCCAGATGATGATAGCGACTGGCTGCATCGGAACGAGACATTCCAGTCAAACGACTATGTCGCAACGACAGACCTTCTGCCACCAG GCAGTGTGCATGAATCTGTTGGTGTCATTGGGGAACCGAGTATCGGCGTTAGGGAGTATAGGCTTGAACGCCTTAGGTTGTATAATCAGACACCAAAGCGAAAAGAGGCAAAGATAGAGTACATGAGAAAACGTAGAGTGCTACAGGCTGACACTCTGAATGTTGCGTCCATCGCCATGGAGGACCCAACATATACCCCTGAGGTTGTGCACCCTGCAACGGAACCTTCAACAGTTACCACCTGCGACTGGGTTATCCCTGAATTCATTAGGACACCTTTCCTACCAGCTCAAACACAGACCGAGGATGTCGGTTCATTCGATATGTCTACTGAAGCAATAAGACATAAACATCATGTGCCGCGTGGGGAAAGACAAGCTATCTTAGCCCGTCGAAACAAACAATTTCAAGCATCCATTGCAAGGAACGTGACTACTTTGAATGGGGATACTATCGGTGACGCCAACAACAATG CACAATGTAGCGTTCCATGCCAAGCCGCTACCTTGCCAACAAATGGAAGTGAAGGCATAACCGAACAAGGAAATGAGGTGGAGCATACACAAGAGAAGCCAACGGTCATTTCCAATG atgatgatgatgatgatgaggctGTCATATTCGAAGAAGATGATGACAACGACGAGGGATACATATTCGCTGGCCAATGTACTTATGTCaatttttattatgattatgatacCAAGGCTTATATAAATACACATGTCTTAGTCGTTGTTTTCCAAAAAATATCAGACGAGGAGACTGACGAGGACATCGAAATCGATGGTACTCAGGATGAATCTACTGGCACTGATGTGCCTGACCCGTACGACAAGGTATACAGTAACCTCCCTGAAGAAACACATATGCTGAAGCCTGTTCCTGACTGCGGTTATTGCACTGCGAAGAAGTTTGAGTACGAGCCACCTGGGTTTTGCTGTCGTGGTgggaaggttgagctagcacCACTCGATACCCCTCCCCAGCTCAGGAGGTTGTGGGATAGTGCAGACTCTGATGCTAAGCACTTTCgtgataacattaggttttttaatggccatttctctttcacttcCCTATACTGTTGCCTCGATAGTATGACAACTAATGTGCGAGATTCTGGTATATACACGTTCCGGGCACAAGGCATGATGTACCACAATATCAAGTCATTCGGTAAGGAAGGTGGGTCGGAGCATAAACATCTAGAGCTTTACTTTTACGATGACGATCCCAGTCTCGAGCATCGGTACCGTAAGTGTCGTGAAGAACAGCTTCAGAAAGACAAAGATGTTATTAAACAGATAGTTGGCATACTCCATGGAAACCCGTACTCCGAGCACCTTAGGAGCATGGGCCATGTTGAGAACCTTGATGACTATCATATCGCATTGAACCTTGACCAGACTTTGAACCAGAAGACATATAACACGCCTCTCACTTCGGAGGTGGCCGCTGTATGGATCGAGGGGAGCGAACGGCGAGGCCAGTTCAGCAAGAGTGTTATGTTACATgggaaggataggtcaagccacggCATCCGCTCATACCATGGATGCTACGATGCACTATCGTATCCACTGTTCTTCCctaaaggtgaacttggatggcatgcaaATATCCCAAAGGTTGGTGTATCCATGGATGAAGTGGATGCATACCGTGCGACACATAGGGCAAATAATTCAAACGATGAAGATGCAGGTTAG